Proteins encoded together in one Clostridiales bacterium window:
- a CDS encoding glycosylase, with amino-acid sequence MARLQKKEWLKNAVFYQIYPTSFYDSNGDGIGDINGIIQKLDYVQKLGCNGIWLNPCFKSAFRDGGYDVIDYYKVDPRFGTNEDLVRLFEAARQMGIKVILDLIVGHTSDQCEWFIQSSKKEKNEYSDYYIWTDCVWENRLDYKMVNGTAERDGNYITNFFAFQPALNFGFVNPQKPWQKHYLDKSFEKMHDLVIDIMEFWLGKGADGFRVDMADSLIKGDDNGEANAWLWDKLITRIEQKYPDAIFVSEWCNPPVAVAKGKFDIDFMIHIRGQGYNSLFRYEKDVKAYGPYQGQSYFRKNSSASFEPFASEYLSYISALNGKGYLSIPSGNHDLSRISIGRTDEEIIAAMAFVLTIKSVPFIYYGDEIGMRYIEGLSKDGGYDRTGSRTPMQWDTTKNKGFSRADQIYLPVHDDDRYTVERQEKCGGSILNYTKELINIRKTYSALWADSEIEFLSGYEDDILVYSRKSQTQKMLVCINCKGAKKSMQITAKNFSVISSLNAQADYNSVCFADTGYIILLLED; translated from the coding sequence GATTGCAAAAAAAGGAATGGCTAAAAAACGCGGTTTTTTATCAAATTTACCCCACCAGCTTTTATGACAGCAATGGCGACGGCATAGGCGACATAAACGGAATTATTCAAAAATTGGATTATGTCCAAAAACTCGGATGCAACGGAATATGGCTTAACCCTTGTTTTAAGTCGGCTTTCAGGGACGGCGGCTATGATGTGATTGATTATTATAAGGTTGACCCTAGGTTTGGAACCAACGAGGATTTGGTTAGATTGTTTGAGGCCGCGCGCCAAATGGGCATAAAAGTCATATTGGACTTGATCGTAGGCCACACTTCCGACCAATGCGAATGGTTTATCCAGTCGTCCAAAAAAGAAAAAAACGAGTATTCGGACTATTACATATGGACGGATTGCGTATGGGAAAACCGTTTGGATTATAAAATGGTAAACGGAACGGCCGAGCGCGACGGCAATTATATAACAAACTTTTTCGCCTTCCAGCCGGCTTTAAATTTTGGCTTTGTCAACCCGCAAAAGCCTTGGCAAAAGCACTATTTGGACAAAAGCTTTGAAAAAATGCACGATTTGGTTATAGACATAATGGAATTTTGGCTGGGCAAGGGCGCGGACGGGTTTAGAGTGGATATGGCGGACTCGCTTATAAAAGGCGACGACAACGGCGAAGCTAACGCTTGGCTTTGGGACAAATTAATAACGCGCATTGAGCAAAAGTATCCCGACGCTATATTTGTTTCAGAGTGGTGCAATCCGCCCGTTGCCGTGGCAAAAGGCAAGTTTGACATAGATTTTATGATTCATATCAGAGGGCAGGGATACAACAGCCTGTTCAGATACGAAAAAGATGTCAAAGCCTACGGGCCTTACCAAGGGCAAAGCTATTTCAGGAAAAACAGCTCGGCGTCTTTTGAGCCTTTCGCTAGCGAATATTTGAGCTATATAAGCGCTTTAAACGGAAAAGGCTATCTAAGCATCCCGTCGGGAAATCATGACTTGAGCAGAATAAGCATCGGAAGGACGGACGAGGAGATAATTGCGGCAATGGCCTTTGTGTTGACTATCAAATCAGTCCCTTTTATTTACTACGGCGATGAGATAGGCATGCGCTATATAGAAGGCTTGTCAAAGGACGGCGGATATGACCGCACGGGCAGCCGCACGCCTATGCAATGGGACACGACAAAAAATAAAGGCTTCTCGCGCGCCGACCAAATCTATCTTCCCGTCCACGACGACGACAGATATACGGTGGAGCGTCAAGAAAAATGCGGCGGCAGCATTTTAAACTACACAAAAGAATTAATAAACATAAGAAAAACATATTCAGCGTTATGGGCTGACAGCGAAATAGAGTTTTTGTCCGGCTATGAGGACGATATATTGGTTTACTCAAGAAAGAGCCAAACCCAAAAAATGCTTGTTTGTATAAATTGCAAAGGCGCGAAAAAATCAATGCAAATAACAGCCAAAAATTTCAGCGTCATAAGCAGCCTTAACGCGCAGGCGGATTATAATAGCGTTTGTTTTGCAGATACTGGTTATATTATCCTACTTTTAGAAGATTAG